Proteins from one Aythya fuligula isolate bAytFul2 chromosome 11, bAytFul2.pri, whole genome shotgun sequence genomic window:
- the TMC3 gene encoding transmembrane channel-like protein 3 isoform X1: protein MAAAPGAAAVKTAKSCKKYQTVKRHASIYTYQEPPHSNSDEDISEDKADNHDPEQIFQNIQYQKEIMSNIRCRPWPMRQKLRALRQAKEIVLKYEGRLTRTRGYQAAGAELWRKFLRLAYNFVVLFIPWEMRIKKIESHFGSGVASYFIFLRWLFGINIVLTIMTGAFVVLPELLAGAPFGSTVSKTIPKERIASAQDLDTIWSLGGYLQYSVLFYGYYGRDRKIGKAGYRLPLAYFLVGMAVFAYSFIILLKKMAKNSRMSLASASDENYTFCWRLFCAWDYLIGNPEAAESKAAAIVNSIREAILEEQEKKKTKNLAVTISLRIIANILVLLSLAGSIYIIYFVVDRSQRLEHTKKELTLWEKNEVSVVVSLITMIAPSAFELVAALEMYHPRTTLRFQLARVLVLYLGNLYSLIIALLDKVNIMSDAGSKVNNDASNSTSFLVTKTLSKEDNLSTTIPYVQITRSSIATSEESHTQSLTVPDTQVNKTVSYNTQNSQDQCWETYVGQEMLKLSIIDMIFTVASILLIDFFRGLCVRYLSDCWCWDLESKFPEYGEFKIAENVLHLVYNQGMIWMGAFFSPCLPAFNVLKLIGLMYLRSWAVLTCNVPHQQVFRASRSNNFYLAMLLFMLFLCMLPTIFAIARYKPSLNCGPFSGQEKIYDIVSETIQNDFPAWFNTVITYISSPVVVLPALLLLFMLIYYLQSIARSLKFTNNQLRMKIQTERTEDKKKVVQMAVARIQNLGGNDKRPDQESDLISQESSVRSSTPRKNGSVLNFESPVTKGTRIQTISQSVPQTVPSTDVARPVNANPTTSTSLTSAPSISSVQKSRNNHTTNRYPSVVHGSASELCKTKPYTPVTFKKHMEDVHSEPLFRKSIRQANSDALGAGAPVFVGRRPHATRYIIVNENESRKKSSRSTSRLQRQFRMEEPGDVIELYPRNIRRYVVRTPHRVYSPHPSEEEEEEEELRRHYMNRSHRPRSLSDLRPAPRFYIGEHADGHVLMSKDLAKVHYKSWDDGFEMDLDRPPYAYKKVHLKNVEADQHYPEPHMKPKSKHKLEQSLTESDSVSIESSSDPQNSSNDQYIQVIHSKEKYLKPGSKLTKKKSKNSIDLNMSEPNELVCSNV, encoded by the exons atggcagcagctccaggtgctGCTGCGGTAAAAACTGCAAAGTCCTGCAAAAAGTACCAGACAGTGAAGCGGCATGCCAGCATCTACACCTACCAGGAGCCACCCCACAG CAACTCAGATGAGGATATCAGTGAGGATAAGGCTGACAACCATGATCCCGAGCAGATCTTTCAGAACATCCAGTACCAGAAGGAGATCATGTCCAACATCCGCTGCAGGCCATGGCCGATGAGGCAGAAGCTGCGGGCGCTCAG ACAGGCAAAGGAGATCGTGCTGAAGTACGAAGGGAGGCTCACCAGAACAAGAGGCTACCAAGCTGCTGGTGCAGAG ctttGGAGGAAGTTTCTTCGACTTGCATATAATTTTGTGGTCCTCTTTATTCCTTGggaaatgagaattaaaaaaattgagA GTCATTTTGGGTCTGGAGTTGCCTCTTATTTCATCTTCTTGAGATGGCTATTTGGAATCAATATTGTACTTACCATAATGACAGGAGCATTTGTAGTCTTACCAGAG ctgctggccgGAGCACCGTTCGGCAGCACAGTCAGCAAGACCATTCCCAAGGAGCGCATCGCCTCTGCTCAAGACCTGGACACCATCTGGTCACTGGGG ggctaCCTCCAGTACTCTGTTCTGTTTTACGGTTACTATGGTCGGGACAGGAAGATCGGGAAAGCAGGATACCGGCTGCCCCTCGCCTACTTCCTCGTGGGAATGGCAGTGTTTGCTTACAGCTTCATCATTCTCCTAAAGAA AATGGCAAAGAACTCAAGAATGAGTTTAGCAAGTGCCTCTGATGAAAATTACACTTTCTGTTGGAGACTGTTCTGTGCCTGGGACTACTTAATAGGAAATCCcgaggctgcagagagcaaagctGCTGCCATAGTTAATAGCATTCGG GAAGCTATATTGgaagagcaggaaaagaagaaaaccaaaaatct ggcaGTCACTATAAGCTTAAGGATTATTGCAAACATCCTTGTGCTTCTCTCACTTGCTGGAAGTATTTACATCATTTATTTTGTCGTGGATCGATCCCAAAGGTTAGAGCATACCAAAAAGGAATTGactctttgggaaaaaaatgag GTAAGCGTAGTTGTGTCGCTGATTACCATGATTGCACCCTCTGCTTTTGAGCTTGTGGCAGCTCTAGAGATGTATCATCCAAGAACCACTCTTCGCTTTCAGCTTGCCAG aGTTCTTGTTCTGTATCTGGGAAATCTCTACAGTTTAATCATTGCTCTCCTTGATAAAGTGAACATCATGAGTGACGCT ggcTCCAAAGTTAACAATGATGCAAGTAATTCTACCTCCTTCTTAGTAACTAAAACTCTTTCTAAAGAAGACAATTTATCTACAACTATTCCTTACGTTCAAATTACAAGAAGCAGCATTGCAACATCAGAAGAGTCTCACACTCAAAGCCTGACAGTTCCTGACACACAGGTTAACAAAACAGTTTCCTATAATACCCAGAATTCACAGGACCAGTGCTGGGAGACCTATGTTGGCCAG GAGATGCTAAAGCTGTCAATCATCGACATGATTTTCACAGTTGCAAGCATCCTGCTAATTGATTTTTTCCGTGGATTGTGTGTCCGATATTTAAGCGATTGTTGGTGCTGGGATCTAGAAAGCAAGTTT CCAGAATATGGAGAATTCAAAATTGCAGAGAATGTACTGCATTTGGTCTACAATCAAGGAATGATCTG GATGGGAGCCTTCTTTTCACCTTGCTTACCAGCATTCAATGTTCTCAAGTTGATTGGACTCATGTACctgaggagctgggctgtgttAACGTGTAATGTACCACATCAGCAGGTTTTCAGAGCCTCTCG ATCCAATAACTTCTACTTGGCCATGTTGCTGTTCATGTTGTTTTTATGCATGCTACCAACAATTTTTGCTATTGCCCGGTATAAACCATCTTTAAACTGTGGTCCCTTCAG cggacaagaaaaaatatatgataTCGTTTCTGAAACaattcaaaatgattttccCGCATGGTTCAACACAGTGATTACTTACATCAGCAGTCCTGTGGTGGTCCTCCCTGCACTCCTACTTCTATT CATGCTTATCTATTACCTACAAAGTATTGCAAGATCCTTGAAATTCACCAACAATCAGCTAAGAATGAAGATCCAAACA GAAAGAACTGAAGATAAGAAAAAGGTGGTTCAGATGGCAGTAG CCAGAATCCAGAATCTGGGTGGGAATGACAAGAGACCAGACCAAGAAAGTGATCTTATCAGCCAGGAATCTTCTGTTCGATCCTCAACGCCCCGGAAGAATGGCAGTGTCTTGAACTTTGAATCTCCTGTGACCAAAGGCACCAGAATACAAACCATTTCCCAGTCTGTGCCCCAAACTGTGCCCTCAACTGATGTTGCAAGACCTGTCAATGCAAATCCCACAACTTCAACATCTTTAACGTCAGCTCCCTCAATATCAAGTGTACAGAAATCAAGAAACAATCATACCACTAACAG GTACCCAAGTGTTGTGCACGGGAGTGCAAGTGAGCTCTGTAAAACAAAGCCCTACACACCAGTGACTTTCAAAAAGCATATGGAAGATGTTCATTCTGAGCCTCTCTTTAGAAAAAGCATTCGGCAGGCAAATTCAGATGCTCTTGGGGCGGGGGCTCCTGTTTTTGTGGGACGCAGACCACATGCTACCAGATACATTATTGTTAATGAAAATGAGTCCCGCAAAAAATCATCCCGTTCTACCTCCCGACTCCAGAGGCAATTCCGAATGGAAGAACCAGGAGATGTTATTGAGTTGTATCCACGCAACATTAGAAGATATGTGGTTCGTACACCACACCGGGTGTATtcccctcatcccagtgaagaggaggaggaagaagaggaactTAGGAGACACTACATGAACAGATCGCATCGCCCTCGTTCGCTATCTGATCTTCGCCCGGCACCAAGATTTTACATTGGGGAGCACGCTGATGGCCATGTTCTTATGAGCAAGGATCTAGCCAAAGTGCATTACAAATCCTGGGATGATGGTTTTGAGATGGACCTAGACAGACCTCCATACGCTTACAAGAAAGTGCACCTGAAAAATGTTGAAGCTGACCAGCACTATCCTGAGCCACATATGAAACCGAAGTCAAAGCATAAGCTGGAGCAATCTCTCACAGAATCTGATTCAGTTTCCATTGAATCCAGCAGTGAtccacagaacagcagcaatgaCCAATATATCCAGGTCattcacagcaaagaaaagtaCCTGAAACCTGGGTCAAAACTCaccaaaaagaaatcaaagaacagTATTGATCTAAACATGTCTGAGCCTAATGAACTGGTATGCTCAAATGTCTGA
- the TMC3 gene encoding transmembrane channel-like protein 3 isoform X2, giving the protein MSNIRCRPWPMRQKLRALRQAKEIVLKYEGRLTRTRGYQAAGAELWRKFLRLAYNFVVLFIPWEMRIKKIESHFGSGVASYFIFLRWLFGINIVLTIMTGAFVVLPELLAGAPFGSTVSKTIPKERIASAQDLDTIWSLGGYLQYSVLFYGYYGRDRKIGKAGYRLPLAYFLVGMAVFAYSFIILLKKMAKNSRMSLASASDENYTFCWRLFCAWDYLIGNPEAAESKAAAIVNSIREAILEEQEKKKTKNLAVTISLRIIANILVLLSLAGSIYIIYFVVDRSQRLEHTKKELTLWEKNEVSVVVSLITMIAPSAFELVAALEMYHPRTTLRFQLARVLVLYLGNLYSLIIALLDKVNIMSDAGSKVNNDASNSTSFLVTKTLSKEDNLSTTIPYVQITRSSIATSEESHTQSLTVPDTQVNKTVSYNTQNSQDQCWETYVGQEMLKLSIIDMIFTVASILLIDFFRGLCVRYLSDCWCWDLESKFPEYGEFKIAENVLHLVYNQGMIWMGAFFSPCLPAFNVLKLIGLMYLRSWAVLTCNVPHQQVFRASRSNNFYLAMLLFMLFLCMLPTIFAIARYKPSLNCGPFSGQEKIYDIVSETIQNDFPAWFNTVITYISSPVVVLPALLLLFMLIYYLQSIARSLKFTNNQLRMKIQTERTEDKKKVVQMAVARIQNLGGNDKRPDQESDLISQESSVRSSTPRKNGSVLNFESPVTKGTRIQTISQSVPQTVPSTDVARPVNANPTTSTSLTSAPSISSVQKSRNNHTTNRYPSVVHGSASELCKTKPYTPVTFKKHMEDVHSEPLFRKSIRQANSDALGAGAPVFVGRRPHATRYIIVNENESRKKSSRSTSRLQRQFRMEEPGDVIELYPRNIRRYVVRTPHRVYSPHPSEEEEEEEELRRHYMNRSHRPRSLSDLRPAPRFYIGEHADGHVLMSKDLAKVHYKSWDDGFEMDLDRPPYAYKKVHLKNVEADQHYPEPHMKPKSKHKLEQSLTESDSVSIESSSDPQNSSNDQYIQVIHSKEKYLKPGSKLTKKKSKNSIDLNMSEPNELVCSNV; this is encoded by the exons ATGTCCAACATCCGCTGCAGGCCATGGCCGATGAGGCAGAAGCTGCGGGCGCTCAG ACAGGCAAAGGAGATCGTGCTGAAGTACGAAGGGAGGCTCACCAGAACAAGAGGCTACCAAGCTGCTGGTGCAGAG ctttGGAGGAAGTTTCTTCGACTTGCATATAATTTTGTGGTCCTCTTTATTCCTTGggaaatgagaattaaaaaaattgagA GTCATTTTGGGTCTGGAGTTGCCTCTTATTTCATCTTCTTGAGATGGCTATTTGGAATCAATATTGTACTTACCATAATGACAGGAGCATTTGTAGTCTTACCAGAG ctgctggccgGAGCACCGTTCGGCAGCACAGTCAGCAAGACCATTCCCAAGGAGCGCATCGCCTCTGCTCAAGACCTGGACACCATCTGGTCACTGGGG ggctaCCTCCAGTACTCTGTTCTGTTTTACGGTTACTATGGTCGGGACAGGAAGATCGGGAAAGCAGGATACCGGCTGCCCCTCGCCTACTTCCTCGTGGGAATGGCAGTGTTTGCTTACAGCTTCATCATTCTCCTAAAGAA AATGGCAAAGAACTCAAGAATGAGTTTAGCAAGTGCCTCTGATGAAAATTACACTTTCTGTTGGAGACTGTTCTGTGCCTGGGACTACTTAATAGGAAATCCcgaggctgcagagagcaaagctGCTGCCATAGTTAATAGCATTCGG GAAGCTATATTGgaagagcaggaaaagaagaaaaccaaaaatct ggcaGTCACTATAAGCTTAAGGATTATTGCAAACATCCTTGTGCTTCTCTCACTTGCTGGAAGTATTTACATCATTTATTTTGTCGTGGATCGATCCCAAAGGTTAGAGCATACCAAAAAGGAATTGactctttgggaaaaaaatgag GTAAGCGTAGTTGTGTCGCTGATTACCATGATTGCACCCTCTGCTTTTGAGCTTGTGGCAGCTCTAGAGATGTATCATCCAAGAACCACTCTTCGCTTTCAGCTTGCCAG aGTTCTTGTTCTGTATCTGGGAAATCTCTACAGTTTAATCATTGCTCTCCTTGATAAAGTGAACATCATGAGTGACGCT ggcTCCAAAGTTAACAATGATGCAAGTAATTCTACCTCCTTCTTAGTAACTAAAACTCTTTCTAAAGAAGACAATTTATCTACAACTATTCCTTACGTTCAAATTACAAGAAGCAGCATTGCAACATCAGAAGAGTCTCACACTCAAAGCCTGACAGTTCCTGACACACAGGTTAACAAAACAGTTTCCTATAATACCCAGAATTCACAGGACCAGTGCTGGGAGACCTATGTTGGCCAG GAGATGCTAAAGCTGTCAATCATCGACATGATTTTCACAGTTGCAAGCATCCTGCTAATTGATTTTTTCCGTGGATTGTGTGTCCGATATTTAAGCGATTGTTGGTGCTGGGATCTAGAAAGCAAGTTT CCAGAATATGGAGAATTCAAAATTGCAGAGAATGTACTGCATTTGGTCTACAATCAAGGAATGATCTG GATGGGAGCCTTCTTTTCACCTTGCTTACCAGCATTCAATGTTCTCAAGTTGATTGGACTCATGTACctgaggagctgggctgtgttAACGTGTAATGTACCACATCAGCAGGTTTTCAGAGCCTCTCG ATCCAATAACTTCTACTTGGCCATGTTGCTGTTCATGTTGTTTTTATGCATGCTACCAACAATTTTTGCTATTGCCCGGTATAAACCATCTTTAAACTGTGGTCCCTTCAG cggacaagaaaaaatatatgataTCGTTTCTGAAACaattcaaaatgattttccCGCATGGTTCAACACAGTGATTACTTACATCAGCAGTCCTGTGGTGGTCCTCCCTGCACTCCTACTTCTATT CATGCTTATCTATTACCTACAAAGTATTGCAAGATCCTTGAAATTCACCAACAATCAGCTAAGAATGAAGATCCAAACA GAAAGAACTGAAGATAAGAAAAAGGTGGTTCAGATGGCAGTAG CCAGAATCCAGAATCTGGGTGGGAATGACAAGAGACCAGACCAAGAAAGTGATCTTATCAGCCAGGAATCTTCTGTTCGATCCTCAACGCCCCGGAAGAATGGCAGTGTCTTGAACTTTGAATCTCCTGTGACCAAAGGCACCAGAATACAAACCATTTCCCAGTCTGTGCCCCAAACTGTGCCCTCAACTGATGTTGCAAGACCTGTCAATGCAAATCCCACAACTTCAACATCTTTAACGTCAGCTCCCTCAATATCAAGTGTACAGAAATCAAGAAACAATCATACCACTAACAG GTACCCAAGTGTTGTGCACGGGAGTGCAAGTGAGCTCTGTAAAACAAAGCCCTACACACCAGTGACTTTCAAAAAGCATATGGAAGATGTTCATTCTGAGCCTCTCTTTAGAAAAAGCATTCGGCAGGCAAATTCAGATGCTCTTGGGGCGGGGGCTCCTGTTTTTGTGGGACGCAGACCACATGCTACCAGATACATTATTGTTAATGAAAATGAGTCCCGCAAAAAATCATCCCGTTCTACCTCCCGACTCCAGAGGCAATTCCGAATGGAAGAACCAGGAGATGTTATTGAGTTGTATCCACGCAACATTAGAAGATATGTGGTTCGTACACCACACCGGGTGTATtcccctcatcccagtgaagaggaggaggaagaagaggaactTAGGAGACACTACATGAACAGATCGCATCGCCCTCGTTCGCTATCTGATCTTCGCCCGGCACCAAGATTTTACATTGGGGAGCACGCTGATGGCCATGTTCTTATGAGCAAGGATCTAGCCAAAGTGCATTACAAATCCTGGGATGATGGTTTTGAGATGGACCTAGACAGACCTCCATACGCTTACAAGAAAGTGCACCTGAAAAATGTTGAAGCTGACCAGCACTATCCTGAGCCACATATGAAACCGAAGTCAAAGCATAAGCTGGAGCAATCTCTCACAGAATCTGATTCAGTTTCCATTGAATCCAGCAGTGAtccacagaacagcagcaatgaCCAATATATCCAGGTCattcacagcaaagaaaagtaCCTGAAACCTGGGTCAAAACTCaccaaaaagaaatcaaagaacagTATTGATCTAAACATGTCTGAGCCTAATGAACTGGTATGCTCAAATGTCTGA
- the STARD5 gene encoding stAR-related lipid transfer protein 5 isoform X1, whose product MDYAGLAEAAAAKIGQYRQDPGGWRGCRSTSEVVVSWRPSAEFSGNVYRAEGTVAARPEDVWECIKPVAGGLRTKWDQNVKDFEVVEAVSDAVSVCRTTTPSAFMRIISPREFVDVVLMKQYEDGTMLSAATNVEHPQCPPQPNFVRGLNYPCGCFCIPLPGEPDKTQLLSFFQTDLGGYLPQTVVDSFFPASIAGFYSNLTKAVKALKA is encoded by the exons ATGGACTACGCGGGGCTcgctgaggcggcggcggccaaaATCGGGCAGTACCGGCAGGACCCCGGCGGCTGGCGGGGCTGCCGAAGCACG AGCGAGGTTGTGGTGTCCTGGAGACCCTCGGCAGAGTTCAGCGGCAACGT GTACAGGGCGGAGGGGACCGTGGCCGCCCGCCCGGAGGATGTGTGGGAGTGCATAAAGCCGGTGGCCGGCGGGCTGAGGACCAAGTGGGACCAGAACGTGAAGGACTTCGAGGTTGTGGAGGCCGTCAGTGAT GCTGTCTCTGTATGCAGAACCACAACCCCTTCGGCTTTCATGAGGATTATTTCACCAAGAGAATTTGTGGATGTGGTCCTAATGAAGCAATATGAGGATGGGACAATGCTATCTGCTG CCACCAATGTGGAACACCCACAGTGTCCTCCTCAACCAAATTTTGTGAGAGGGCTGAATTATCCCTGTGGCTGTTTCTGTATACCTCTTCCAGG GGAACCGGATAAGACTCAGCTCCTCAGTTTCTTTCAGACAGATCTTGGTGGCTATCTTCCCCAGACGGTGGTGGATTCCTTCTTTCCAGCTAGCATAGCTGGATTTTACAGCAATCTGACCAAAGCCGTTAAGGCATTAAAAGCATGA
- the STARD5 gene encoding stAR-related lipid transfer protein 5 isoform X2, producing MDYAGLAEAAAAKIGQYRQDPGGWRGCRSTSEVVVSWRPSAEFSGNVYRAEGTVAARPEDVWECIKPVAGGLRTKWDQNVKDFEVVEAVSDAVSVCRTTTPSAFMRIISPREFVDVVLMKQYEDGTMLSAGMICLQFIYVLECNFSAVKVPVPMWHGLLGSNLNDLSRKAMHSHSTGSIKLP from the exons ATGGACTACGCGGGGCTcgctgaggcggcggcggccaaaATCGGGCAGTACCGGCAGGACCCCGGCGGCTGGCGGGGCTGCCGAAGCACG AGCGAGGTTGTGGTGTCCTGGAGACCCTCGGCAGAGTTCAGCGGCAACGT GTACAGGGCGGAGGGGACCGTGGCCGCCCGCCCGGAGGATGTGTGGGAGTGCATAAAGCCGGTGGCCGGCGGGCTGAGGACCAAGTGGGACCAGAACGTGAAGGACTTCGAGGTTGTGGAGGCCGTCAGTGAT GCTGTCTCTGTATGCAGAACCACAACCCCTTCGGCTTTCATGAGGATTATTTCACCAAGAGAATTTGTGGATGTGGTCCTAATGAAGCAATATGAGGATGGGACAATGCTATCTGCTG GAATGATTTGCCTGCAATTTATATACGTGCTGGAGTGCAACTTCTCAGCAGTCAAGGTACCTGTACCTATGTGGCATGGATTACTTGGAAGCAACTTGAATGACCTCTCAAGAAAAGCAATGCACTCACACAGTACAGGTTCAATAAAACTCCCTTAG
- the IL16 gene encoding pro-interleukin-16 isoform X6, translating into MLEGHQTDVTHSVFATSPTAYHTEHTAAVPAGRDQERKSNLGSLLSSIQRPVLKRQARVDYTLDTTTEDPWVKISDCIKSLFNPTMSEDNSHLDLQPGINTNEENQNRSSSEAVLQKSESEIVSSKVLKSDENDIVKKGPPVAPKPAWFRQSLKGLRKANSDLKTQADQSPPGLQSISTKELQSSLSCLSSRGSSIKQRISSFESLSAPQSPEKVHRRLSLKTSVQKEHPPSPKGSEGSPTHINQAFLQCSENSQQQSKSSVVIGTKSLDRTSPPKEVLPASSEESNNANPENSSGLLTTEAIPTSRALSVTKTHNLRSRSFPLTTTQSCEMMKTYDEKYSKIYSISSQVSSALMKSLLCLPQSPVPSGNSAWEALETLSQSSVEEDGTSLLPASENHHMDTGFSLNLSELREYTVSLADSEKEEEKQEHGSPQASGVSGQSVISLLSPEELAKLIEEVKSLDEATLKEFDDIHVTILHKEEDTGLGFSLAGGVDLENKVITVHKVFPNGLASQEGTIQKGDEVLSINGKSLKGATHNDASAIMRQARQPRQAVVVTRKAKDGEKNSISIDSSTSSVASDASQDSATEDTICTVTLEKTPAGLGFSLEGGKGSIHGDKPIVINRIFKGTALEQSSTVQPGDELLQVHTTAMQGLTRFEAWNIIKALPDGPITAIIKRRNPSSVTTKASETL; encoded by the exons ATGCTAGAGGGACATCAAACAGACGTAACTCACAGTGTCTTCGCCACTTCTCCTACAGCATATCATACTGAACACACAGCTGCTGTTCCGGCAGGCAGagatcaagaaagaaaatcaaatttag GAAGTCTACTTTCATCAATACAAAGGCCTGTACTTAAGAGGCAAGCACGGGTAGATTATACTCTTGATACAACAACAGAAGACCCTTGGGTTAAGATTTCTGACTGcataaaaagtttatttaatcCTACAATGAGTGAAGATAACAGCCACTTAGATTTGCAACCTGGCATCaacacaaatgaagaaaatcaaaaccgAAGCAGCTCAGAGGCAGTTCTGCAGAAATCAGAATCAGAAATAGTCAGTTCAAAAGTGCTaaaatcagatgaaaatgaCATTGTGAAAAAGGGTCCTCCTGTTGCACCTAAGCCAGCCTGGTTTCGCCAAAGTCTGAAAGGACTAAGGAAAGCAAATTCAGACCTGAAAACACAGGCAGATCAAAGTCCTCCTGGCCTTCAGAGTATTTCTACCAAAGAACTGCAGTCCAGTTTATCCTGTCTCTCTTCCAGAGGATCatcaataaaacaaagaataagCTCATTTGAATCTTTGAGTGCTCCTCAGTCACCTGAAAAAGTACACCGAAGGCTTAGCCTGAAAACATCTGTCCAGAAAGAGCACCCTCCCAGCCCAAAAGGGTCAGAGGGGTCTCCAACCCATATTAACCAAGCCTTTCTCCAATGCTCTGAAAACAGCCAACAACAGTCAAAGTCATCTGTGGTCATTGGTACAAAAAGCCTAGACAGAACTTCCCCTCCCAAGGAGGTCCTACCAGCTAGCTCAGAGGAAAGCAACAATGCCAACCCTGAAAATTCCTCAGGCCTTTTAACTACAGAAGCTATTCCAACTTCCCGTGCATTATCAGTAACAAAAACACATAACCTAAGATCACGAAGCTTTCCACTTACCACTACCCAGTCCTGTGAGATGATGAAGACATACgatgaaaaatacagcaaaatctATTCCATCAGTAGCCAGGTGTCATCTGCTTTAATGAAATCTTTGCTTTGCCTTCCTCAGTCCCCAGTCCCTTCTGGAAACAGTGCATGGGAAGCTCTGGAAACCTTGTCTCAGTCCTCTGTGGAGGAGGATGGGACTTCTCTCTTACCTGCAAGTGAGAATCATCACATGGACACTGGATTTTCTCTAAA CCTTTCTGAGTTGAGAGAATACACTGTGAGCTTAGCAGACagtgagaaagaggaagagaaacaggaacACGGCTCACCTCAAGCATCCGGTGTGTCAGGGCAGTCCGTCATCTCTCTGCTTTCCCCTGAGGAGTTAGCAAAGCTTATAGAGGAAGTAAAATCACTAGATGAAGCAACCTTAAAG GAATTTGATGATATTCATGTTACAATTTTGCATAAAGAGGAAGACACTGGGCTTGGATTCAGCCTGGCAGGTGGCGTTGATCTAGAAAACAAAGTGATAACA GTTCATAAAGTGTTTCCCAACGGACTAGCATCTCAGGAAGGAACCATTCAGAAAGGAGATGAAGTACTGTCCATTAATGGAAAGTCCCTTAAAGGTGCAACTCACAATGATGCATCAGCAATCATGCGACAGGCTCGCCAACCCAGACAAGCTGTTGTTGTCACTAGAAAAGctaaagatggagaaaaaaacagcatttcaattGATTCTAGTACATCTTCAGTAGCAAGTGATGCCTCACAAGACTCTG caactGAAGATACAATCTGCACTGTAACTCTAGAAAAAACACCTGCTGGTTTGGGATTCAGTCTGGAAGGAGGAAAGGGCTCTATTCATGGAGATAAACCCATTGTCATCAACAGAATATTTAAAG GGACTGCGCTAGAACAAAGCAGCACTGTTCAGCCTGGTGATGAGCTATTACAAGTGCACACAACTGCCATGCAAGGACTCACTCGTTTTGAAGCATGGAATATAATCAAGGCATTACCTGATGGGCCCATCACAGCTATCatcaaaagaagaaatccaAGCTCTGTTACCACCAAGGCATCTGAAACTTTGTAA